In Crinalium epipsammum PCC 9333, the genomic window TGGTTACTACCATCAACTAAAGTTAATACTTCTCTAGCACCGTTAGCTGCTGACTCTGCTTGTTCAGAGGAAATACGGGAGGATGCGCCTAGTTCATCCATTGTGGTGCTAGTTTGACTAACAGATACTGCTTGTTGAGATGCAGTGCGTTCTTGTTGATCTACTGTGGCGGCAATCTCGCTAGAAGATGAGACAATTGTATTAACAATATTGGCAATTTTAGCACCGAGTGGTTTGGCGATCGTTCTACTGAGGAATACACCGAAAATAATTGCAGCACCAGGACCAACTATCATCCCAAGTAACATTAAGGAGTTAGTTTGCTGAACATCTTTTTCGGCAGAATTTTTAGAGTTTACTCCCAACTCTTGGCTATAGTCAATAACTGCTATAACACCTTCCGTAGCAGTATTAAAAGAGTCAAGTGCTTGATTAGCTGAAAATTCACTCATGCGGTCAAGCTGGGTATCTGCGGCTTTAGCTAATCGCATTTCTGGGGAATTTTGTTTCCCTTGACTCACCAGTTCCGCCATGCGATTTGGAGGATCTTGAATGCCAAAATTAGCAAACTTTTGATACTCCTGTAAGAATTTTTGATGGTCTAGTTTCCACTGCTCCCAATCTTCTAAAAATTTTTGGTAAATTTTCTCTTCTTCCTCATTTCTGGGAGCAGATTCATATTGTTTAAATCCTTCGTCAATTTGCTTCCAAGCGTTTTTAACTCGCTCTAATTCTACTTGTCTTTTTTTTGAGCTAAGAAGTGGGTTGATTAATGCTCTTTCTGATGACTGTACTTGAGTTTGTCCTTCATTAACTTTCCATAATCCCGTCACGCTAGGAATTGTATTATTCCCAAGGGTGTCGATATGTTTGCTCAAGCGGGAATTACCGTTAGCGCCAACTAGCCCAACCGCTAATACAATTCCACCCATGAGCATAAATGAGCCAAGCAGTCTTGTTTGTAAACTCATTTTCTGTAACATCTAATTTTAATTCCTTTCAAAGTAATAAATAAAACTTAACAAAAATCTCATACACCCTGCTTGTTGCTAATTAAATTTTAGTTTTATTTGAGATGTATGACTTCAGCAAATATGCGGAATTTAATAAGCATGGGTAGAAACATATCAAATAACCAGGGGTTAATTTTTGTGAAAATTTTAACTAAATTAGGGTTAAAGCTTTTTTAGCCACTAATTAAATGCTAAGTAGAGTGAGTTAAACGATCGCCTTAAGCTCTTGGGCGGCTGCGTTCAATTTTTGAGTACCCACTTTTGTTTGAGTAATTCCAACAGCAGTTTCTTTTGCTTCTTAGTTGAGGTTATTCATCGCGCTGACTACTTGTTGAATGGCGATCGCTTATTGTTTAATATTTAAAGAAATTTGTTAATTGCCCAAAACAACGTTATTTACTGCATTTGTTACATCAGCAAAAGACTCACCCATTTTTTGAATAACTTGCATACTTTGTTACACTGTTCTTGCACCTTGATCTGTCACCCTCACCGTTGAATTAATAACATATTGAATATCAGTAACAAAAACATTAATTTTTTATGCTAACTTTTTACTTTCATCTTCAACCTTACAAATTTCTGATGCTACCACAGCAAAACTTGTACTTTTTTTAGCTTAAGTATTACCCACTAATTGATCAGTAGCTATATTATCTACTATTATTAGTTTTGACAAATTTGGCATCACTTGGTGTAAACTATAAAGTTAGATAGATAGCACAAAAGTTAACATTTTATTTTTAGCTAAATTGAACCAGTTAAGTATATAAAGAAACGATTGCTCCCTTGACCTTTACGTGTCCCACAAAAATTTTATACAATGGTATTTTCATTAACTTCCTTTAGCCTCTGGTTAGCACTATTAACTCCATTATGTAATAGTGCCGAGTTATTAAATTCTGTAAAACCATTTCAAAACTTACAATATGTAAATTTGCCAACAGGTTTATGCAATGGTTTATCAGCAAGTATTCTGTGGGAAGTTAATGGCAAGGAATATAGTGGTCTTATCTGTGATCGAGATAATAGCTCACATATTTTTCTACAAAAATTAGTAAGCTACACATCTAACGGCAAAGCTATTTGGCAAATTGTGAGCGTGGAAACTCTTCCTAAGCCCAAAGCTGGAGAGTTGTTAGTTAATGCAGGTTGCTTTGACAAAAATGACAAATCAAAACCAATCATTGCCTTAGTCAAAGATCTTGGTTCTCAACCTTATAAAATTGTACGCGCTTGGGAAACTAATTTGATTAAAGAAAAATTTGAAGAAATTAACTCAACACAGGTTGTTTGCTACGATCCTTTTGTAGACGAACCTCTAGGGCGCTAGTATTAATACTATTTAGCCCTAAGAAGCTGCCTGTAAAACAATGTAAAGTTAGCAGAACGAAAATTCATCAACAAGTTTAATGTTGATGAACGGCGACATTACCAGATTGAGACGCACCATTAAATACAAACGGCACACTCTGTCCAAAAGTTAAATATTCCCCTGCTTGATGAACTTCTACGTGTAAGTGGGCACCTGTACTCCAACCTGAGTTACCAGTGTAGCCAATTAAGTCTCCTGCTTTGACGCGATCGCCCACGTTAATTTTCACAGACGAGGCAAATCCTTGCTTCAAGTGCAAGTAGGCAGAACGATAACCTCCATCATGCTCAATCAGCACGAAATTCATTTTGCTTTTTTTGTCTTCTCCACCACCTGTATCAGCAAATCTTTCCTCTAATCTAACCACCTTCCCCGAACGCATTGCATAAACAGCAGTACCAATAGGAACGTCTAGGTCGATGGCATACGCCATTCTACCTTGATGAGTCGTACCATTATGACCCTGTGAAATCGGCGCATTTTTTCCTAATGGGTGAATAAACCCTTGTAGCGGGTTAGCTGCGCTAGGATTTTGATTGGATTTCAAAGAAACGAGATCGGGATTACTACTAGAGCCTCTAGCCTTGCTAGTAGGAGCAGCATAGCTTAATGAGCTACCTTGTACAAAACCCTCAGCAATTAAGTAGGATTTTTCGTGCTGTTCGGCTTTAACTAACTGATCATGTTCCTCTATGCGCGGAGCCGGAGCTACTTGAGCAACAGCCACCTGGGGTAAAGCTGTTGTCACTGCTCCAAGTGAAAGGAAAATGCTTGCACTTAAGTTTTGCCAGTACTGAGATGTTAATGCTTGGTCTAGTTGTTTGCGAGTGATTAGCCCTTTTTGAATTAGGATATCACCAACTTTTTTACCACTGTCTCTCTGTGCGGCTAAAACTTCTTCTAGTTGAGCCTGAGTAATCAGACCCTTTTTTAGAAAAACTTCACCGATACGAACCTTGGTATTTTTTTTGGAACTAAAAAATATTTGAGGCACACCCATAACAATACGTCTCCTTAAATTAACCTGAAGTATTGCTTGAAATTATATATCTTACTTTTTTAAACTCTGCACGGGCATCAACTGCTAACCGTATGAGCGATAGCAATCCATGACCGCGTGCAGCATAAAACTTTACCAAAGTGATCGAACTGGTTTACGGACTTTAGGAGGTTTGATAGGTTCCGGTTCTCCACCTCCAATACGCGTCGGTGGCTCTGGCACGAATGCCGGAGGGGTTATAGTTACAGGGGGTTGGATGGTTTTTCCGAAGCATAATTTTGTAGCACCAATGCCCTGAAAAGACGTTACCATTAAGCGAACTCCATCAGCCAAGCCCATACGCGCAGATACTGCGGGCGCTACTGTTGTAGTTATCATTTTACCATCGTCTAATTCCATCGTTACTTGAGAGCCAGAAACTTCTCTAACAGTACCTTCAACCGTTTCTGCTACTTCTGCGGGTTGTACTTCTTGCACTATTTGGTTTTCATCTACTGAAAGCTTAACAAAGGCTCCTTTAGCGATATTGGGTGAATTTAGTAAATTAGGATTAAACTCAAAATTTTTCGAGGTGCCATCACCTAATCTCATTTCCATATTAGTTCCGTTATAGGCACTAATGATACCAGAAACATTTTGCTTTACACTAGCTGAGGTTACACTCGGTGCTTGACTCGGTGCTTGACTCGGTGTTTGGCTCGGTGCTTGACTAATATGTGTTCCTTCTTTAAGGGCTATTAACGTCTCTGTTTCAGGCGACCCAACCTCCGTATTTGCATAATTTGAGGAGATCCCTTGCAATGATCTCTGAGATGAGTTAGCTAGTACTGGAGATGTAGATAACCCGTAAAATACTAGCGACAGTATTGTGGTTGTGAATAAAGTTGTTGTTTTCGCGTACATGGCTTCATGGCTCCGATAGAAAAATTGAAGTAGAACGAATTAAATTTATAGACTTTAATCCGGCGGAATTTCTCTGATAGTTTTAGCTGCCTTTCTTGAAGAAATTTTGGCGTATTTCCTCTTCATCAAAATTCCTAGACCTATAGCTACTACCCCGCCCAGAGTTGTTGAAGGTTCGGGAACGGCTGCTATGGGAGTTTCTGGCGGAGTTCCTGGCGGAGTTCCTGGTGGAGTTTCTGGCGGAGTTCCTGGTGGAGTTCCTGGTGGAGTTCCTGGCGGAGTTCCTGGCGGAGTTCCTGGCGGAGTTCCTGGCGGAGTTCCTGGTGGAGTTACTGGCGGAGTTACTGGCGGAGTTCCTGGCGGAGTTCCGTTCGGAGTTACTGGCGTAGTTCCGTTCGGAGTTCCTGGCGTAGTTCCGTTCGGAGTTACTGGCGTAGTTCCGTTCGGAGTTCCTGGCGGAGTTCCTGGCGGAGTTACTGGCGTAGTTCCGTTCGGAGTTACTGGCGTAGTTCCGTTCGGAGTTACTGGCGTAGTTCCTGGGGGGGTTTCTGCTCGCGAGCCTGATCTGATTAGTGCTAGCAAAGGAACCGCTCCTAGCAAAGGCGCTAAACCTAGTCCCCCGCCCCCTGCTGCTGCTATTAGTGGTGGAACGAATCCACCGCCTATATTGCCCGTAGGTGGTACTACACCTCCCACTTCACATAAAACTTCTCCACCTCCTACGTCGCAAGTATCAGATCCAAATCCTACTTCACATAAGCCTTGGGGCGCTTGGCTAATAGCGTTAGGAAATTGGCTATTTAGTAGCTGGTCTAATTTAAGTAAGTTTCCATCTACAGACGATTTAGGATTAGACGCTTTTAAGCCCTTAAGCTTTTGGCTCTTGGGAACGGGTGAAACTGCCTTGACAAAACTTGCCCCCTGACTAGGAGCCGAAGTTTCTCTACAATCCTTAGCCAAACCTGTCGCTAGAGTCGTTGCTATGCCGTTAGTACAACCTTGTAGCAAGGGATTCTCTGCGACAAGGGGTGAAGTTGGCTTGATAAAGCTTTCCCTTCTGCTAGAAGGCAAAGTTTTTGTACAATTATTACCGATCGTTATAGATTCTGTCGATGCCAAACTTGCAGCGAGAGTTGGCGCTATGCCGTTACTACAAACTTCTAGCAAGAGAGTGCCTGCGACAATTTGTAAACTTAAGCGTCTATTGTTGCTATTCTTAATCTTAGATTTTTTTTCCTGAATCAAAAGAAGATTTGGATTTATTTTCAGCATATAAAATTAAAACCATCTGAGGGTTTATTTAGGTTGAAAAAACTGACAAGTAAAGCTTTGTTTTTTATTTTGTTTGTTTTATTTAATCATACAACAATCTTAATAATTAAAATAATAAAATCTTGAAATTATATATATCTATTAAAAGAAATAATTTATATTAAAAACTTATTAGAATTATTCACTATCTATAAAATAGCAATGCCAGCAGCACTATACAATGCCAAGGTCAGATGACAGCATAGACTTAGTAACCTTCCAAAATTTTAGAATTGTTTTACTTAGCTAACTATCAGCATATCTCAATATTTAGTATTTCTTTAGTTGGTTGATTAGTTTACCAACTGTAATTCACCCTGTTAACTTACAGTAGCATGATTTGGCAATTTCTTCAAGAATCTAAAGCTAAATTACGCCTTTTGACTTATCTTGTAAAACCCCCTCCGGTTGGTAGATGATCGCTAGTTCTAGATAAGCTGAAATTAAGTCAGGAGCTAAATAGATATTTTTTTTTAGAGCACCTTAGCTTCGGCAATATTACCCAATATATAGTGGGGAATTATATTCCGTGAATCTACTGATCAAGCTTGTTTACAATATTGTTTAGCTTGCGCGTAGAATTAAGACTCTTTCTGATGACTGTCTTTGAGTCTGTCCTTCATTAACTTTCCATAATCCACACGCTAGTAAATGTATTATTGCCAAGGATGTCGATATGTTTACTCAAACGTAAATTGCCATTAGTATCACCTAGCCCTAGAGCTAATACAATGCCACCCATGAGCAGGAATGAGCCAAGCAGTCTGCAAACCCATTTTTTGAAACATCTCAATTTGACTCCTTTCAAAAAAAATCCCTAAAATTTAACACAAACCTCATACAGCCTGCTTGCTTATCATTAAATTTTAGTTTTACTTGAGATATATTACCTCAGCAAATATACTTAATTCGCTGAGCATGAGAGGGGTAGAGGGGCAGAGGGGCGGAGGGGTAGATGGGTAGATGGGTAGATGGGTGGAGGGGCAGAGGGGCGGAGGGGCAGAGGAGAAATTTCCCGAATTTTTCCTCTTTTCTACGGATATCAACTATTTTTAGTTACTAAATAGTAATTTAAACAATAGCTTTAAGATCTTGGGCTGCTTCGTTAAGCTTTTGAGTACCCACTTTTGTTTGAGTGATTCCAACAGCAGTTTCTTTTGCCCCTTGGTTGAGGTTATTC contains:
- a CDS encoding HAMP domain-containing methyl-accepting chemotaxis protein; the protein is MSLQTRLLGSFMLMGGIVLAVGLVGANGNSRLSKHIDTLGNNTIPSVTGLWKVNEGQTQVQSSERALINPLLSSKKRQVELERVKNAWKQIDEGFKQYESAPRNEEEEKIYQKFLEDWEQWKLDHQKFLQEYQKFANFGIQDPPNRMAELVSQGKQNSPEMRLAKAADTQLDRMSEFSANQALDSFNTATEGVIAVIDYSQELGVNSKNSAEKDVQQTNSLMLLGMIVGPGAAIIFGVFLSRTIAKPLGAKIANIVNTIVSSSSEIAATVDQQERTASQQAVSVSQTSTTMDELGASSRISSEQAESAANGAREVLTLVDGSNHTDHASNYKGSSLREKVTQIAEQILRLSEQTHQIGSISTLVSELANQTNMLALNAAVEAVRAGEHGKGFAVVASEIRKLADQSKKSAERINGLVMDIQNATNSTVMVADEGRKTVENVVDSINTIAVNTQQISLTSKQQAVAIQQVVEAMNNLTQGASQTASGISQTKVGVQRLNDAALNLKAVV
- a CDS encoding M23 family metallopeptidase, with protein sequence MGVPQIFFSSKKNTKVRIGEVFLKKGLITQAQLEEVLAAQRDSGKKVGDILIQKGLITRKQLDQALTSQYWQNLSASIFLSLGAVTTALPQVAVAQVAPAPRIEEHDQLVKAEQHEKSYLIAEGFVQGSSLSYAAPTSKARGSSSNPDLVSLKSNQNPSAANPLQGFIHPLGKNAPISQGHNGTTHQGRMAYAIDLDVPIGTAVYAMRSGKVVRLEERFADTGGGEDKKSKMNFVLIEHDGGYRSAYLHLKQGFASSVKINVGDRVKAGDLIGYTGNSGWSTGAHLHVEVHQAGEYLTFGQSVPFVFNGASQSGNVAVHQH
- a CDS encoding PEP-CTERM sorting domain-containing protein gives rise to the protein MLKINPNLLLIQEKKSKIKNSNNRRLSLQIVAGTLLLEVCSNGIAPTLAASLASTESITIGNNCTKTLPSSRRESFIKPTSPLVAENPLLQGCTNGIATTLATGLAKDCRETSAPSQGASFVKAVSPVPKSQKLKGLKASNPKSSVDGNLLKLDQLLNSQFPNAISQAPQGLCEVGFGSDTCDVGGGEVLCEVGGVVPPTGNIGGGFVPPLIAAAGGGGLGLAPLLGAVPLLALIRSGSRAETPPGTTPVTPNGTTPVTPNGTTPVTPPGTPPGTPNGTTPVTPNGTTPGTPNGTTPVTPNGTPPGTPPVTPPVTPPGTPPGTPPGTPPGTPPGTPPGTPPGTPPETPPGTPPGTPPETPIAAVPEPSTTLGGVVAIGLGILMKRKYAKISSRKAAKTIREIPPD